A window of Christiangramia forsetii KT0803 contains these coding sequences:
- a CDS encoding vWA domain-containing protein: protein MRLFYVLFLMVCLNVQAKTITGKVTDTEGLPLPGVNIIVKGTTTASQTDFDGKYSIEAKEGEILVFSFVGLKTKEVKIGKNSVMNITMLADTSSLDEVIITGYSAEMKIRGTSNIQTSVTANESYNKREDNQFKLVKASPLSTFSIDVDKAGYSNIRRMINNGIQIPKDAVKIEEMINYFNYDYKQPTGKHPFSIQTEYAQTPWNSDTKLVKIGLQGKTIPLENVPASNLVFLLDVSGSMGQQNKLPLLKSAFKLLTNNLREQDKISIVVYAGSSGVVLEPTSGDQKTKIEEALDKLSAGGSTAGGEGIELAYKIAKDNFIKNGNNRVILATDGDFNVGLSSDKAMEDLIKEKRESGIFLTALGFGMGNYKDSKLESLAQTGNGNHAYIDSMQEAQRVLETEFGGTLYTIAKDVKIQVEFNPDNVEAFRLIGYENRLLNDEDFKDDEKDAGELGSGHNVTAVYEIIPAGVKSKFLKDIDDYKYSKQVSTGNNSGELLTVKFRYKEPDGKKSKLMEEIIYTSSEKELSEDFNFITAIALFGMNLRDSEFSNGKEIPLVLSLAEKGRGKDNEGYRAEFIRLVKSYENMDYLTEE, encoded by the coding sequence ATGAGGTTATTCTATGTTTTATTTCTAATGGTTTGCTTAAATGTACAGGCTAAAACAATTACAGGAAAGGTTACTGATACCGAAGGTTTACCACTGCCAGGGGTTAACATCATTGTGAAAGGCACAACTACCGCCTCTCAAACCGATTTCGACGGAAAATATTCTATTGAGGCTAAAGAAGGAGAAATCCTTGTATTTAGCTTTGTAGGATTAAAAACTAAGGAGGTCAAAATAGGAAAGAACTCAGTAATGAATATCACCATGCTGGCAGATACTAGTTCTCTTGATGAAGTTATAATTACTGGATATTCGGCAGAAATGAAGATTCGAGGAACTTCCAACATCCAAACTTCTGTTACAGCGAATGAATCTTATAATAAAAGGGAAGATAATCAGTTTAAACTGGTAAAAGCATCTCCATTATCTACGTTTTCCATCGATGTAGATAAAGCCGGTTATAGTAATATTCGAAGAATGATCAACAACGGAATCCAGATTCCGAAGGATGCGGTTAAAATTGAAGAAATGATTAATTACTTCAATTATGATTATAAACAACCTACCGGAAAACATCCATTTTCCATTCAGACAGAATACGCTCAAACTCCGTGGAACAGCGATACTAAATTGGTGAAAATAGGTCTCCAGGGCAAAACGATTCCTTTAGAAAATGTGCCGGCATCAAATCTTGTTTTTCTACTTGATGTATCGGGATCAATGGGACAGCAAAACAAACTTCCATTACTAAAATCTGCCTTTAAATTACTTACCAATAATTTAAGAGAACAGGATAAGATATCGATCGTAGTTTACGCTGGTTCTTCCGGGGTTGTGCTGGAACCAACTTCCGGGGACCAGAAAACAAAGATCGAAGAAGCACTAGATAAACTTTCTGCCGGCGGATCTACTGCGGGAGGTGAGGGTATTGAATTAGCTTATAAAATTGCAAAAGACAATTTCATTAAAAACGGAAACAACCGGGTTATTCTAGCCACCGATGGCGATTTTAATGTAGGCTTAAGCAGTGATAAGGCTATGGAAGACCTTATAAAGGAAAAAAGAGAATCTGGAATATTCTTGACCGCTCTTGGCTTTGGGATGGGAAATTATAAAGATTCAAAACTGGAAAGCCTTGCCCAAACCGGGAATGGAAATCATGCATATATAGATTCTATGCAAGAAGCTCAGCGAGTTTTAGAAACTGAGTTTGGCGGGACGCTGTATACTATAGCTAAAGATGTTAAAATTCAGGTAGAATTTAATCCGGATAACGTGGAAGCTTTCCGACTTATAGGTTATGAGAATAGACTCCTGAACGACGAAGATTTTAAAGACGATGAAAAAGATGCAGGCGAACTAGGCAGCGGCCATAATGTTACCGCCGTTTATGAAATTATTCCTGCCGGTGTAAAAAGCAAATTTCTAAAGGATATTGACGATTATAAGTATTCTAAACAAGTTTCAACAGGGAATAATTCCGGTGAACTTCTTACGGTGAAATTTAGATATAAGGAGCCAGATGGCAAGAAAAGTAAACTGATGGAAGAGATTATTTATACTTCTTCGGAAAAGGAACTTTCAGAAGATTTCAATTTTATAACCGCTATTGCTCTTTTCGGAATGAATTTAAGGGATTCTGAATTTTCTAATGGAAAAGAAATCCCTTTAGTTCTTAGTCTTGCTGAAAAAGGAAGAGGAAAGGATAATGAAGGTTATCGAGCTGAGTTCATTAGATTGGTAAAAAGCTATGAAAATATGGATTACCTGACAGAAGAATAG
- a CDS encoding exonuclease domain-containing protein: MKDVKFAITDIETTGNGIKGNRITEICVIVVQNGKVIDEYSSLVNPSQAIPLYIETLTGINDEMVFNAPQFSEIADEITKITKDCIFVAHNVNFDYNIIRAEFASLDRDFKRKRLCTVRLTKKLIPGLFSYSLGNICTSINIPHIDRHRAKGDCDATVTLFQRCISLDPEFEVINQLLNQKTAASYLPPNFKSSDFEKLPITTGVYFFKDKDGRPLYIGKAKNIKSRIKSHFQEKSNRKYKLMQETYSIDYELTGNELLALLRESELILKFFPKYNKAQKKVSRPYTLTSYHNQKGIEQFALHKNKIAPVSWMKFYTREEAIKFMEFLCEEFQLCPKYCGLQTGVKICDHYKITNCGGVCKGEVSKEEYNARVEKAIEYIERYDDSCLLLEKGRTREEKSFIYLNKGKYAGYGYIGPSDDFNHPEEFKNFLTPAKNSSYADRIVSRYLKIKRNFTKISLSNDEEEPEDLVEHTGIMGAGPHRNSTNRRSSCYENLQITRKIGLFSVH; encoded by the coding sequence ATGAAAGATGTCAAGTTCGCCATTACTGATATTGAAACCACCGGCAACGGGATTAAGGGAAACAGAATTACTGAAATTTGTGTAATCGTTGTTCAGAACGGAAAAGTGATCGATGAATATTCATCTTTGGTAAATCCAAGTCAGGCCATTCCACTCTATATCGAAACTTTAACCGGTATAAATGATGAAATGGTTTTCAATGCTCCGCAGTTTTCAGAAATAGCCGACGAGATAACAAAGATCACCAAAGACTGCATTTTTGTAGCACATAATGTGAATTTTGACTATAATATTATTCGAGCAGAATTTGCTAGTCTGGATAGGGATTTTAAACGGAAAAGACTTTGCACTGTACGGCTTACAAAAAAACTAATCCCGGGACTGTTTTCTTATAGTCTGGGAAATATTTGTACCTCTATCAATATTCCGCATATAGATCGCCACAGAGCGAAAGGTGATTGCGACGCCACGGTTACACTCTTCCAACGTTGTATTTCACTGGATCCGGAATTTGAAGTGATAAATCAGTTGCTGAATCAAAAGACCGCGGCTTCTTATTTACCTCCGAATTTTAAAAGTTCAGATTTTGAAAAACTTCCTATTACTACCGGAGTTTACTTCTTTAAAGACAAAGATGGCAGGCCGCTATATATTGGAAAAGCAAAGAATATAAAAAGCCGTATAAAGTCTCATTTTCAGGAAAAATCGAACCGAAAATATAAATTGATGCAGGAAACCTACAGCATCGATTATGAACTTACCGGAAATGAATTGCTGGCGCTATTGAGGGAATCTGAGTTGATTCTGAAGTTTTTTCCGAAATATAACAAAGCGCAGAAAAAAGTAAGCCGACCCTACACCCTCACTTCTTATCATAATCAAAAAGGAATAGAGCAATTTGCTTTACATAAGAATAAGATCGCCCCGGTGAGTTGGATGAAATTCTATACACGCGAGGAAGCTATAAAATTTATGGAATTCCTTTGTGAGGAGTTTCAGCTTTGTCCAAAATATTGTGGTTTACAGACGGGTGTTAAAATATGTGACCATTATAAGATCACGAATTGTGGTGGCGTATGTAAAGGTGAGGTTAGCAAAGAAGAATATAATGCCCGCGTTGAAAAAGCGATTGAATATATCGAAAGATATGATGATTCCTGCCTGCTTCTTGAGAAAGGTCGTACAAGAGAAGAAAAGTCTTTTATCTATCTCAATAAGGGTAAGTATGCGGGCTATGGATATATAGGCCCTTCTGATGACTTTAACCATCCTGAAGAATTTAAAAATTTCCTGACACCGGCGAAAAATTCCAGCTATGCCGATAGAATCGTAAGCAGATACTTAAAAATAAAGAGAAATTTTACTAAAATTAGCCTCAGCAATGATGAGGAGGAGCCAGAAGATTTAGTAGAACACACGGGTATTATGGGGGCTGGACCACATAGAAACTCTACCAATCGCCGGAGTAGCTGTTACGAAAACCTTCAGATTACGAGAAAAATAGGTCTCTTTAGTGTTCACTGA
- a CDS encoding GIN domain-containing protein, translating into MKSLILVLLILVVPFQLNAQKKDKIKGDKQVVSTSGEIKESFNKLEISDNITVELQNANRNSYVLTADQNLLEEVEIDVSDETLKISTKSKITGSKKLHLNLNIQDLKSLILNDDAMVKNSSKFQTDNLSIVLNNSAKIELELDIQQNLEVYFSDNSGGKIDSDAGNILINMKNRSDLKAKFDTPNLQVNLENSADLKLDGSSNHTEYNLKDSSNLNAKKLKTQTAVLNSKNRSDIHVDASKEIEIDAEGKSKIYVYGNPEIKVKGLTDKSRIIKR; encoded by the coding sequence ATGAAATCACTAATATTAGTTTTGTTAATTCTAGTAGTTCCTTTTCAATTAAATGCTCAGAAAAAAGATAAGATTAAGGGAGATAAACAGGTGGTAAGCACTTCCGGAGAGATCAAAGAAAGCTTTAATAAGCTTGAGATTTCAGATAACATAACTGTAGAATTACAGAATGCGAATAGAAATTCTTACGTTTTAACCGCTGACCAGAATTTACTGGAGGAGGTTGAAATTGATGTGAGCGATGAAACTTTAAAAATTTCAACAAAGAGCAAGATCACCGGCAGTAAAAAACTTCATTTAAATCTGAATATTCAGGATTTGAAGAGTCTTATTCTGAATGATGATGCTATGGTGAAAAATAGTTCAAAATTTCAAACCGATAATCTTTCTATAGTTTTAAATAATTCAGCAAAAATTGAATTAGAGCTGGATATTCAACAAAATTTAGAAGTGTATTTCTCTGATAATTCCGGAGGGAAAATAGATTCAGATGCCGGGAATATTTTAATTAATATGAAGAACAGGTCTGATCTGAAAGCGAAATTTGACACACCAAACTTACAAGTGAATCTGGAAAATTCTGCAGATCTAAAACTAGACGGATCTTCTAACCATACGGAATATAATCTCAAAGATTCATCCAATTTAAATGCGAAGAAATTAAAGACTCAAACCGCGGTTTTAAACAGTAAAAACAGGTCTGATATTCATGTAGATGCTTCTAAAGAGATCGAGATCGATGCCGAGGGTAAAAGCAAGATTTACGTTTATGGAAACCCGGAAATCAAAGTGAAAGGCCTTACTGATAAGTCCAGAATTATCAAACGTTAG
- a CDS encoding DEAD/DEAH box helicase, with amino-acid sequence MANHIKSEEEILKKLKIAKLNPMQKEAGTAIKSSRNTILLSPTGTGKTLAFLLPLLEDLDPEVFNVQAMILVPSRELAIQIEQVIREMGTGFKANAVYGGRSSAKDRLELKHPPAIIIGTPGRLADHLRRETFSSEAIKIIILDEFDKSLEIGFKEEMSEIFDLLPAIEKRILTSATQNVEIPGFVGMKDPKKVNYLSEEVTLLKVKTVNSTNKDKLDSLINLLAHIGNKPGIIFCNFKDSIQFVSDFLSENNIPHGTFHGGMEQQDRERALIKFRNGTHRIIIATDLAARGIDIPALNFIIHYQLPLKEAEFTHRNGRTARMEEKGTAYVLKWEKEQLPEFIEESFIQSLESNSIKKETEWKTLFISGGRKDKISKGDIAGLFFKQGNLNKDELGTIELKQDCSFVSVVSSKAQEVIKTLDNSRLKKKKVRIRLV; translated from the coding sequence ATGGCGAATCATATAAAATCTGAAGAAGAAATTCTGAAAAAACTGAAGATAGCAAAGCTAAACCCAATGCAAAAAGAAGCGGGTACAGCAATAAAGTCTTCCAGAAATACCATTCTATTATCCCCGACCGGAACCGGGAAAACGCTGGCTTTTTTATTGCCTTTACTCGAAGATCTGGATCCGGAGGTTTTCAATGTTCAGGCCATGATTCTTGTTCCTTCCAGAGAATTGGCGATACAGATCGAACAGGTGATTAGAGAAATGGGTACAGGATTCAAAGCGAATGCGGTGTATGGAGGAAGGTCTTCTGCAAAAGATAGACTAGAGTTGAAGCATCCGCCGGCGATCATTATAGGGACTCCCGGGAGACTCGCAGATCATTTGCGCAGAGAAACTTTTTCTTCGGAAGCTATTAAAATTATTATTCTGGATGAATTTGATAAATCACTGGAGATAGGTTTTAAGGAAGAAATGTCTGAAATATTTGATCTTCTTCCCGCTATTGAAAAACGCATTTTAACTTCAGCGACTCAAAATGTTGAAATCCCTGGTTTTGTGGGGATGAAAGATCCTAAGAAAGTCAATTATCTGTCAGAGGAGGTAACCTTATTGAAAGTTAAAACGGTAAATTCTACAAATAAGGATAAACTGGACAGCCTTATAAATCTACTGGCTCATATTGGGAATAAACCCGGAATCATTTTTTGCAATTTTAAGGATAGTATTCAGTTTGTAAGTGATTTTCTTTCTGAAAATAATATTCCGCATGGAACTTTTCATGGTGGAATGGAGCAACAGGACCGGGAAAGAGCTTTGATTAAATTCAGAAATGGAACTCACAGGATTATTATTGCGACCGATCTGGCGGCGAGGGGAATTGATATTCCCGCGTTGAATTTTATCATTCATTATCAGCTCCCATTGAAAGAAGCTGAATTTACACATAGAAATGGTAGAACGGCAAGAATGGAAGAAAAAGGAACCGCCTATGTTTTAAAATGGGAAAAAGAACAATTACCTGAATTTATTGAGGAGTCTTTCATCCAGAGTCTGGAATCTAATTCTATAAAAAAGGAGACCGAATGGAAGACTTTGTTTATTTCGGGAGGAAGAAAAGACAAAATTTCAAAAGGAGATATCGCCGGTCTGTTTTTCAAGCAGGGAAACCTAAACAAAGATGAATTGGGGACTATTGAATTGAAACAGGATTGTAGTTTTGTTTCAGTGGTTTCTTCAAAAGCTCAGGAGGTGATTAAAACCCTTGACAATTCGAGATTGAAAAAGAAGAAGGTTAGGATAAGACTGGTGTAG
- the rlmF gene encoding 23S rRNA (adenine(1618)-N(6))-methyltransferase RlmF, producing the protein MHPDNIHKDSYDFEALTESNPQLSEFVFQNKYGTQTINFANPEAVLQLNKALLKFHYQVENWSIPKQYLCPPIPGRADYIHYLNDLLSEENIQGEIRGIDIGVGANAIYPILASRIYDWKMLGTDIEEKSVAIAQANIETNPTIAKNIEIRHQEDRGSIFKGMIKKGEYYHFSICNPPFHASQEEANKATSRKFKNLGLEKGSALNFGGQANELWCNGGEALFIKRMIKESVLFKSQVGYFTSLVSKKENLPKIYKHLNKLKADFKTIEMGQGNKKSRIIAWKFD; encoded by the coding sequence ATGCACCCAGATAATATCCATAAAGATTCTTACGACTTCGAAGCTCTTACTGAATCTAATCCCCAACTATCCGAATTTGTATTTCAAAATAAATATGGAACCCAAACTATCAATTTCGCAAATCCGGAAGCGGTTCTTCAGTTAAATAAAGCTTTGCTGAAATTTCATTATCAGGTTGAAAACTGGAGTATTCCGAAGCAGTATTTATGTCCGCCAATTCCGGGTAGAGCAGACTACATTCATTATTTGAACGATTTGCTTTCCGAAGAAAATATTCAAGGTGAAATAAGGGGAATTGATATTGGTGTGGGGGCCAATGCTATTTATCCAATTCTGGCAAGCCGAATTTACGATTGGAAAATGCTGGGAACCGATATTGAAGAAAAATCGGTAGCAATAGCTCAAGCAAATATTGAAACTAATCCAACGATAGCTAAAAATATTGAAATCCGACATCAGGAAGATCGTGGAAGTATTTTTAAGGGGATGATTAAAAAAGGGGAATATTATCATTTTAGCATATGTAATCCTCCTTTTCATGCTTCCCAAGAAGAAGCAAATAAAGCTACTTCCCGAAAATTTAAGAATCTTGGGTTAGAAAAAGGTTCAGCTTTAAATTTTGGCGGACAGGCGAACGAATTATGGTGTAATGGTGGGGAAGCTTTATTTATAAAACGAATGATAAAGGAAAGTGTACTATTCAAATCCCAGGTAGGATATTTTACCAGCCTGGTTTCAAAAAAAGAAAACTTGCCAAAGATCTATAAGCATTTGAATAAATTAAAAGCCGATTTCAAAACAATTGAAATGGGTCAGGGAAATAAAAAAAGCAGAATAATCGCCTGGAAATTTGATTAA
- a CDS encoding helix-turn-helix transcriptional regulator, protein MLSTIEFTITAIVCIITAIVIQRIFIKERSRGTANNSIQGIKWFGIAIFAWGLGAVLNLIFTEIFNWSSTNSIVIYTGVIISLANSLFILLSLPSIEHSKNRSFIVKLIKRFGTKEFIGLYCGVMGMIIFVFITASYNNPETSNNFIWLIDIPVSIFVAISLLYELNSAFSSRKMKFMLLPTFSLFLLILIAVSHRIIPQDRALEFLDQQFWAMIGSITAISFKFLFILLFSILLYSWKFLSEKEHHESMAERLTSENSKLKARLERLELSNESHLDTIKSMKTELSTLKENQKVSFSDRQKEVLGNLAYFGVDTSYSEVANAMNISLEGFQTHIYQIKKLLNISGSGGKEQLITFAMENNFITHATGNNDEQAHA, encoded by the coding sequence ATGCTCTCCACCATAGAATTTACCATTACAGCCATTGTATGTATTATTACTGCAATTGTGATTCAACGAATTTTTATAAAAGAACGATCGCGGGGTACAGCAAACAATTCTATTCAAGGAATTAAATGGTTTGGGATCGCAATTTTTGCCTGGGGTCTTGGAGCGGTTCTTAACCTTATATTCACAGAAATATTCAACTGGTCTTCTACCAACAGTATTGTGATTTATACCGGGGTGATCATTTCTCTTGCCAATTCGCTTTTTATCTTACTTTCCCTTCCATCTATAGAACATTCAAAAAACCGCAGTTTTATTGTGAAATTGATAAAACGATTCGGCACCAAAGAATTTATAGGTCTTTATTGTGGGGTCATGGGAATGATCATTTTTGTGTTTATCACCGCTTCTTATAATAATCCTGAAACAAGCAATAACTTTATCTGGCTAATAGACATACCAGTTTCGATATTTGTCGCTATTTCCCTTCTTTATGAACTGAACAGTGCATTCTCATCAAGGAAGATGAAGTTTATGCTGTTACCCACTTTTTCTTTATTTCTACTAATTTTAATTGCGGTAAGTCACCGAATTATTCCTCAGGATAGAGCCTTAGAATTTTTAGATCAGCAGTTCTGGGCAATGATTGGGAGTATTACGGCCATTTCATTCAAATTTCTTTTCATCCTGTTATTTTCGATCCTACTCTATAGCTGGAAATTTCTATCTGAAAAAGAGCATCATGAATCTATGGCAGAAAGATTGACTTCAGAAAATTCAAAATTGAAAGCAAGATTAGAGCGACTTGAACTTTCTAATGAAAGTCATTTGGATACCATAAAATCAATGAAAACCGAATTATCTACTCTAAAAGAAAATCAAAAAGTTAGCTTTTCAGATCGGCAAAAAGAAGTTCTGGGCAACCTCGCCTATTTTGGAGTGGATACATCTTATTCTGAAGTAGCAAATGCCATGAATATTAGTTTGGAAGGTTTTCAAACCCACATCTATCAAATTAAAAAATTGCTCAATATTAGTGGTAGCGGCGGAAAAGAGCAATTAATCACATTCGCAATGGAGAATAATTTTATCACTCATGCAACTGGAAATAACGACGAACAAGCACATGCTTAA
- a CDS encoding alanine/glycine:cation symporter family protein — MLFLLLNTPQNLDETINEQFKNATGWFIDGIFAEIPLTPNVGIPWVLIVLILGALYFTIYFRFVNIKEFFTAIKVVRGDYEHLENPTSDENIVRIEEDRSKPSKVEGDGEVSHFQALTAAISATVGLGNIAGVAIALGIGGPGATFWMILIGLLGMSSKFVECTLGVKYREVNAEGTIFGGPMYYLRKGLEEKGLQKLGKILAIIFSIMCIGGSFGGGNMFQVNQAFKLFEHVTGGSESILYERGWIFGLIMAICVGIVIIGGIRKIARVTDKIVPFMVVMYILAVLIILGMNYQLIPDAFRSIWDGAFNPQGIIGGFIGVLIQGFKRAAFSNEAGIGSASIAHSAVKTKYPASEGLVALLEPFIDTVVVCTMTALVLIITNVITPNMTLNDEEGVLLTAQALESGISWFPYLLSFAVILFAFSSMISWSYYGYQAWSYLFGRGKRTEYTYKLLFCVFTVIGAAATLGAVTDFSDAMIFSMLVPNMIGLFILSPKVAEELKRYRKLIKSKA, encoded by the coding sequence ATGTTATTTCTGTTATTAAATACACCACAAAATTTAGATGAAACCATTAATGAACAGTTTAAAAATGCTACCGGCTGGTTTATAGATGGCATTTTTGCTGAAATTCCTCTAACCCCAAATGTCGGGATTCCCTGGGTTTTGATCGTTTTAATTTTAGGAGCTCTTTATTTTACAATCTATTTCAGATTTGTAAATATAAAGGAGTTCTTTACCGCGATTAAAGTAGTTCGCGGGGATTATGAACACCTTGAAAATCCAACTTCAGATGAAAATATTGTCCGAATTGAGGAAGATCGTTCCAAACCTTCAAAAGTAGAAGGTGATGGGGAAGTATCCCATTTTCAGGCACTCACTGCGGCAATTTCAGCAACCGTAGGACTTGGAAATATTGCTGGTGTTGCCATCGCCTTAGGAATTGGAGGTCCTGGAGCTACTTTCTGGATGATCTTAATCGGACTCCTGGGAATGTCATCCAAATTTGTAGAATGTACCCTTGGGGTAAAATACCGTGAAGTAAATGCAGAAGGGACTATTTTTGGAGGCCCTATGTATTACCTAAGAAAAGGTTTAGAGGAAAAAGGTCTTCAAAAATTAGGGAAAATACTGGCTATTATTTTTTCTATAATGTGTATAGGAGGGAGTTTTGGAGGCGGAAATATGTTCCAGGTAAATCAGGCATTTAAATTATTTGAGCATGTTACCGGAGGTTCAGAAAGTATCCTTTATGAACGGGGATGGATTTTTGGACTGATCATGGCCATCTGCGTGGGAATTGTGATTATAGGCGGAATTCGTAAAATCGCCAGGGTAACAGATAAGATAGTACCTTTTATGGTGGTTATGTATATTCTTGCCGTACTCATAATTCTCGGGATGAATTACCAATTAATTCCAGATGCTTTTCGCTCAATTTGGGATGGAGCCTTTAATCCGCAAGGCATCATTGGAGGTTTTATTGGAGTTTTGATCCAGGGATTTAAAAGAGCGGCTTTTAGTAATGAAGCTGGAATTGGAAGTGCATCTATTGCTCACAGTGCCGTAAAAACAAAATATCCGGCAAGCGAAGGCTTAGTTGCTCTATTGGAGCCATTTATTGATACCGTGGTAGTTTGTACCATGACTGCTCTTGTTCTTATCATCACAAATGTTATAACTCCAAATATGACTTTAAACGATGAAGAAGGGGTGCTATTAACTGCCCAGGCACTGGAAAGTGGGATTTCGTGGTTCCCTTATTTATTATCTTTTGCAGTTATTCTCTTCGCATTTTCCAGCATGATCTCTTGGTCTTATTATGGTTATCAGGCCTGGAGCTATCTCTTCGGAAGAGGAAAAAGAACGGAATATACTTATAAACTTTTATTCTGTGTTTTTACCGTTATTGGGGCCGCTGCAACTCTTGGTGCGGTCACAGATTTTAGTGATGCCATGATATTTTCCATGTTAGTCCCAAATATGATAGGCCTGTTTATTTTAAGTCCAAAAGTGGCTGAAGAGTTAAAGCGTTACCGTAAACTGATAAAATCGAAAGCATGA
- a CDS encoding HD domain-containing protein → MTLLGQEGFTSNNRIGMNKTEIFNIVHQRLENDLPHYLTYHDAEHTKTVIEKSVFLAEKEGLSASEIVLIKIAALYHDAGFMLGRKEHEEKSCKLATKELPKYGFSEEQIEIICGMINATRIPQKTHNIYEDIVADADLFYLGTDTYDYYSNKLFLELRHFQPKITEKDWLRIQLDFLQSHSFHTTYGIEVLSPVKKKHLDKLMKMWAKLL, encoded by the coding sequence TTGACTCTACTAGGTCAGGAAGGTTTTACCAGTAATAATCGAATTGGGATGAATAAAACTGAAATTTTCAATATTGTCCACCAACGGCTTGAAAATGATCTTCCGCATTATCTTACATACCATGATGCCGAGCATACAAAAACCGTCATTGAAAAATCGGTCTTTTTAGCAGAAAAAGAAGGTTTAAGTGCATCTGAAATTGTTCTTATTAAAATAGCTGCTTTGTATCATGATGCAGGTTTTATGTTAGGCCGCAAAGAGCATGAAGAAAAAAGTTGCAAACTTGCGACTAAAGAACTTCCTAAGTACGGTTTTTCTGAAGAACAAATCGAGATTATCTGCGGGATGATCAATGCAACCAGGATTCCTCAAAAAACCCATAATATTTATGAAGATATTGTAGCCGATGCAGATCTCTTTTATCTGGGGACGGATACTTATGATTATTATTCAAACAAATTATTTTTAGAACTTAGACATTTTCAACCAAAAATTACTGAAAAAGACTGGCTAAGGATTCAACTTGATTTTTTACAATCACACAGCTTTCATACAACCTATGGAATTGAGGTGCTATCACCGGTAAAAAAGAAGCATCTTGATAAATTAATGAAAATGTGGGCTAAATTATTATAA
- a CDS encoding outer membrane beta-barrel protein: MNRALYLLVIGLLCFSASNAQEFSFGIKGGPSYVMGGQITGLVGGGTDFGGVVEGDSQFNFHGGGFFEIRFDKFLIRPEVIYSAMEVEFGFPSQPAIYAVDKISVPLLVGYNVWGPIDIYGGPAYQKILDSTLEGNEADEPVVVQNSPLAAQAGIKAAFGRFELDLRYDRSLASKEPYDINIVKSDYGINRASFDDSRLNQILLSISFKIFDSEANPGRRKGGCYF, translated from the coding sequence ATGAATAGAGCACTTTATCTACTTGTTATTGGTTTATTATGCTTTTCAGCTTCTAACGCTCAGGAATTTAGCTTTGGAATTAAAGGAGGTCCCAGTTATGTTATGGGCGGCCAGATTACAGGTTTAGTAGGTGGCGGTACCGATTTTGGAGGTGTTGTAGAAGGCGATTCTCAGTTCAATTTTCATGGGGGGGGATTTTTCGAGATTAGATTTGATAAATTCCTTATTCGGCCGGAGGTAATATATAGTGCTATGGAGGTAGAATTTGGATTCCCTTCACAGCCCGCAATTTATGCTGTTGATAAAATTAGTGTTCCACTTTTGGTAGGATATAATGTTTGGGGGCCAATTGATATATATGGCGGGCCCGCATATCAGAAAATATTAGATTCAACTCTGGAAGGAAACGAAGCTGATGAACCGGTTGTGGTTCAAAACAGTCCATTAGCGGCACAAGCAGGAATTAAAGCAGCTTTTGGTAGATTTGAATTAGACCTTAGATATGATCGCAGTTTAGCCTCGAAGGAACCTTATGATATTAATATCGTGAAATCTGACTATGGCATAAACAGAGCTTCATTTGATGATTCGAGATTAAATCAAATTTTATTAAGTATAAGCTTTAAAATATTCGATAGCGAAGCTAATCCAGGAAGAAGAAAAGGTGGTTGCTATTTCTAG
- a CDS encoding rhodanese-like domain-containing protein, translated as MKELSQEEWQKQIQNDKDAVLLDVRTEEEVEEGYIPKSKNIDIYKGQGFIDEVEKLDKSKHYYIYCRSGKRSSQACTLLDQMDFAETYNLIGGFSEWEGEKKTD; from the coding sequence ATGAAAGAATTAAGTCAGGAAGAATGGCAGAAGCAAATACAAAACGATAAGGATGCGGTGCTTTTAGATGTCCGTACCGAAGAAGAAGTAGAAGAGGGATATATCCCAAAATCAAAAAATATTGATATATACAAAGGACAGGGGTTTATTGATGAAGTTGAAAAATTAGATAAATCTAAACATTATTATATCTATTGCAGATCAGGTAAAAGAAGTTCGCAGGCATGCACTCTGCTAGATCAAATGGATTTTGCTGAAACCTATAATTTAATAGGAGGTTTTTCGGAATGGGAAGGTGAAAAGAAAACAGATTAA